The sequence TGCAGGAATTCGCAGCTCGTCAGCGAAGATGAGATCAAGCCCATAACAACGTACGACTGCTACTCTGATGTCGAAGAGTTAGCTGCCAGCATCTTTGGCAGGGAAGACGGCCTACTGTTTTTCTACAACGAAAGCATCACTGCTGATACCCCACTTCTCGAAGAAGCAAAAGACTTCGATGAGCGACACGCCTTCAAAGTCGACGAAAGGTTTGTCGCAGAATCCCCTCTGGAAGAGCATGAAGGTCTCGGGCTCGAGCATGGCGATGTTGTGGCGATCGTCGACCTAAAACCATCGAATCATCCACCTTCAATCATATCTAATGGGCCTCTAAAAGGTACCTTTAGATGCCACTACTTGTTGGAAGCATAAAGCCTTCTGTTGACATTGCTTATGCTGTTGATTACAGATGAAGATACGGGTGGGGATGCGCTCCACAGCAATGAAGATGAGAAGCAGCAGGAGTTGTCAAAGAAGGAGAAACTCTTCATCGTCGACCGAACCCATTCTGTCGACAGCAAAAGGTTGCAGCTGGAGGAGGACACGTTCGGTGGTTCTCTCACAGGTGCATCGACATCCAAGAGCTCTATGGAGTGGAGAAGCTCCACGATCTTCAGGGACTCGGAGACAGAatgccccttctcctcctcatcacgCAGGAGCTCTTCCAACTGGGAAACGTACACCTTGTTCCGCAAGTACGACGAGGAGATGATGTTCTTCGATAGAATCAGCGCACAAAAGCTGACGGAAACAGGTCATTCGTCATGCATTTCTCACATCCTCCCTCGACAAATTTGGTTCACGGATTGACAAGATCACGTATACCGTAATTTTCAGAATTGTTTAGATCGATGAAGTTCCAACCAAGGTCAACCTCGCAAAGGATAGCTCACATATTTACAACACACAAGAACAGGGGAAGCAGGGATCCGTATCAAGAACTGGAGGGTGCTTATGTGTCTCAGATTTGCCTCGCATGGGAAGCTCTTAACTGGAATTACACCAACTTCCGGCGAAGGATTTCCGAGGGATCAGACAGCGAAAGCTCTTCCTGCACCGCATGGATAGCTCAGCAATTCCAACAGTTCCAGGTCCTCTTGCAGCGATTCATAGAAAATGAGCCTTATGAGCGCGGTCGGAGGCCCCAAGTCTTCGCTTGGAAGCGGATTTCTTCTCCAAAGTTGCTCCAAGTTCCTGAGTTCCGAGGTTGCTACACACCTGTCTCCTTTGCCTCATTGCCTATCTTTTAGACTTTCCCAAGtgctaacctctctctctctctctctctctctctctctctgtgcatcaCTGACCTCAAAAGATACAGAAGCAGATGAAGGTAAAGAAGAAATGATCTCATCCACCGAGTTCTTGGCGATTCTCGAAGATGCGATTCGAACCTTCATGAACTTCCTCAAGGCAGACACGGCGAATCCTTGCCAAATGCTCAAagctttcttcaagacaaagcccAGTTCGGTGGATCCAAATCTTCTTCGTCTACTCAAAAGAACTAATAAGAAAGTGGGTCATTCATGCACTGTCTCTTCTACTTCTGCTCTTCTTTTTCCTTGTATACTCATACGGACACGATATCTTCATTTCAGAACAAGACGAGGCTTAAGGATCTCTCGAAGCGAAGAAGGTGTCTGACGAAGAAGAagcgaaaaggagaagaggatatGGAGATATTGATGGGTCTAATAGACATGAAGATCGTGTCCAGAGTCCTAAGGATGCCTGAGATCAGCCAAGAGCAGCTGCGGTGGTGCGAGGAGAAGATGAGCAAAGTGAAAGTATGGGACGGCAAAATCCAAAGAGATTCATCCCCACTTTTCTTCTTCCCTGTTCGCTGACTCCAACGTCGCCAGCGTCGTGTAATCTGCTTTGCTTTAGGTTGCCTGATGACTAGATAAAGCACCTGGATATACATGAGAACATGCATCCCACCCTGCCTTTGTCACTGCAAAGACAGAGACAAGTGCCCACAGTTGGACATGGGTGCATGCATGTTGGTGTGACTTGGAGATCGAGGTTTTGGGATGCAATGTCGGgtagaaaaaggagaaaagtgtatAGGACTCCTGTGAACATTGAGTGACAAAACAAAagtgatatatatattatatatgtatatatatacagcgagaagagagagagagagagagagaagcgcaCCTTTAGCTTTTGCTTTACGTGGCTACGTTTCTTGGTGGATAGGGCTCCCACAAAAGAAGCTGGCAGGCAGCAAACAAACACTAATAACAACAGTGCCTTCTTTCATGCCAAGTCTATTTTACAGTGTCATCTTTGTTTTGGTCAAACCAGGATTATGGCACTAATTATACTTTAAGAGATCCATGGGGACATCGTGTTCGGCTTGACTAAGTTTATGTGGTCTTTGTGAGAGGATAATAGTTCGACATAAATGTGTAGCGATTATGTATATAATACTAAGCACACAAGAAATTTTAGATCATAGGGACGTTGATTGATCTGAGCAATGAGGCCAACACTAATGGACGGTCTTGATGTAAAGCTGGACCTCCCCCAAAGTGGAGGCTGAATTGGAGCCACTGATTTTGGTGGGGCCTATCTCAGCGGACACCATGCAAAGGGAAGTATTTAAGGTTGCAGAGGGTCCACTGCCAGCGGAGAGCCCCGACGGCACGTCACGCGTCTCTTCCTCCGCTTTCGCCTGTCTCGTGCGAGCGTCTTCTTGGTAAAGATTCGATCTAGGGTTGGAATGCACAAATCATTCAAGAGGAGTTGCGGTGTCGAGTCGACCGCAGCAGCACCGGCGTGGGCGGTGATTCGTCGGGAGGTGACTCGTGGAGTTGTCGCCCGGCTCCGAGGGGTTGGCCTCACGCCTTCAACAACCTGCTTTGCTCGGATCGGTGGCTGCTTCTTCCGGGTAGGTCGGAAAATTATGCGTCTCTTCTTGGATTTCAGCCGGGAATTTGTTATTTGATTCTGCGGAATGGGTAATCGACTGTTCTTATGATGATATACCATTTGCTTCCCAAGTCTCGGTTAATTCATGCTTCATGCCCGTCGGTGTGTTGTTCTTATGAATGCATAGCAAATCAAAGACCTTGTTGCGGATCCACCCGTTGTTGGTGTTAGATTAACTCATTCATGTCAGATTTTGTGAGGAATAAGCAGAGACTTCACGGTACTCGCTCGATTAGTCTCCTTGTTCTTTGTTTCCAAGGGGAATTGGGTGGGCGAAGGCTCGGGTTGGACATGTTTGGGAGCCGCCCCCGGATCCAGTTATCCGACAACGTTTCTTGTCGGGTGTCACGATCAAAGCCCCAATTGATCCGACTCCTTAGT comes from Musa acuminata AAA Group cultivar baxijiao chromosome BXJ3-3, Cavendish_Baxijiao_AAA, whole genome shotgun sequence and encodes:
- the LOC135585917 gene encoding uncharacterized protein LOC135585917 isoform X1, translating into MNTTSLPLAFLRVIGLQAPSEPVSHLSWHGQTTQEYAVMFVFHVSAFLVLLHLVTFLLTKLFTFLLERVAASTDQRNSQLVSEDEIKPITTYDCYSDVEELAASIFGREDGLLFFYNESITADTPLLEEAKDFDERHAFKVDERFVAESPLEEHEGLGLEHGDVVAIVDLKPSNHPPSIISNGPLKDEDTGGDALHSNEDEKQQELSKKEKLFIVDRTHSVDSKRLQLEEDTFGGSLTGASTSKSSMEWRSSTIFRDSETECPFSSSSRRSSSNWETYTLFRKYDEEMMFFDRISAQKLTETELFRSMKFQPRSTSQRIAHIFTTHKNRGSRDPYQELEGAYVSQICLAWEALNWNYTNFRRRISEGSDSESSSCTAWIAQQFQQFQVLLQRFIENEPYERGRRPQVFAWKRISSPKLLQVPEFRDTEADEGKEEMISSTEFLAILEDAIRTFMNFLKADTANPCQMLKAFFKTKPSSVDPNLLRLLKRTNKKNKTRLKDLSKRRRCLTKKKRKGEEDMEILMGLIDMKIVSRVLRMPEISQEQLRWCEEKMSKVKVWDGKIQRDSSPLFFFPVR
- the LOC135585917 gene encoding uncharacterized protein LOC135585917 isoform X2, whose product is MNTTSLPLAFLRVIGLQAPSEPVSHLSWHGQTTQEYAVMFVFHVSAFLVLLHLVTFLLTKLFTFLLERVAASTDQRNSQLVSEDEIKPITTYDCYSDVEELAASIFGREDGLLFFYNESITADTPLLEEAKDFDERHAFKVDERFVAESPLEEHEGLGLEHGDVVAIVDLKPSNHPPSIISNGPLKDEDTGGDALHSNEDEKQQELSKKEKLFIVDRTHSVDSKRLQLEEDTFGGSLTGASTSKSSMEWRSSTIFRDSETECPFSSSSRRSSSNWETYTLFRKYDEEMMFFDRISAQKLTETELFRSMKFQPRSTSQRIAHIFTTHKNRGSRDPYQELEGAYVSQICLAWEALNWNYTNFRRRISEGSDSESSSCTAWIAQQFQQFQVLLQRFIENEPYERGRRPQVFAWKRISSPKLLQVPEFREADEGKEEMISSTEFLAILEDAIRTFMNFLKADTANPCQMLKAFFKTKPSSVDPNLLRLLKRTNKKNKTRLKDLSKRRRCLTKKKRKGEEDMEILMGLIDMKIVSRVLRMPEISQEQLRWCEEKMSKVKVWDGKIQRDSSPLFFFPVR